One window of Campylobacter sp. RM12651 genomic DNA carries:
- the trpS gene encoding tryptophan--tRNA ligase translates to MRIFTGLQPSGDLHIGNYFGAIAPMMKRQNDNEMIMFIANYHAMTSILKDKKTASNFKDNINKAAAAFLALGLNPNKSIFYLQSDVKEVLELYWILSQFTPMGLLERAHSYKDKIAKGLSANHGLFSYPVLMAADILLFDAPLVPVGKDQIQHLEITRDIAIKFNNEFGNVFTIPEALVDENTQTIVGTDGAKMSKSYGNTIDIFTSYKQLKKQVNKIVSDSTPIEEPKDWKNCNIYKIAELFLDENDLASLRSRYEKGGEGYGHFKLYLCDVIWEYFDKARSEYERLLQGKEIADILNDGAKKASILAQNKMQQVYKALSL, encoded by the coding sequence ATGAGAATTTTTACAGGACTTCAGCCAAGTGGGGATTTGCATATAGGCAATTATTTTGGAGCAATAGCTCCAATGATGAAAAGACAAAATGATAATGAAATGATAATGTTTATTGCAAATTATCACGCTATGACAAGTATTTTAAAGGATAAAAAAACAGCTAGTAATTTTAAAGATAATATTAACAAAGCAGCAGCTGCATTTTTAGCTTTAGGATTAAATCCAAATAAAAGTATATTTTATTTACAAAGTGATGTTAAAGAAGTCTTAGAACTTTATTGGATACTATCGCAATTTACTCCTATGGGATTACTTGAAAGAGCACATTCATACAAGGATAAAATAGCAAAAGGTCTTAGTGCAAATCACGGCTTATTTTCATATCCTGTTTTAATGGCGGCTGATATTTTATTGTTTGATGCACCATTAGTTCCTGTTGGAAAAGACCAAATTCAACACCTAGAAATCACAAGAGATATTGCAATTAAATTTAATAATGAATTTGGAAATGTATTTACTATCCCTGAAGCATTAGTTGATGAAAATACTCAAACAATAGTAGGCACAGATGGTGCTAAAATGAGTAAAAGTTATGGCAATACTATTGATATTTTCACAAGTTATAAACAACTTAAAAAACAAGTAAATAAAATAGTAAGCGATAGCACTCCTATTGAAGAGCCTAAGGATTGGAAAAATTGTAATATATATAAAATTGCTGAATTATTTTTAGATGAAAATGATTTAGCAAGTCTTCGTTCAAGGTATGAAAAAGGTGGAGAAGGATACGGGCATTTTAAATTGTATTTATGTGATGTTATTTGGGAGTATTTTGACAAGGCTAGAAGTGAGTATGAAAGATTATTGCAAGGTAAAGAAATTGCTGATATATTAAACGATGGTGCAAAAAAAGCTAGTATATTAGCGCAAAATAAAATGCAACAAGTTTATAAAGCTTTAAGTTTATAA